Sequence from the Pirellulales bacterium genome:
TCATCTGAAAGAACTCGGCCATGCTTGCGCTGTTTGGGGTTCCGTTGTTTGGCATATTTGGCGTCGGTCCGGTCGAGCTGTTGGTGGTGGGCGGGGTGGTGTTGTTGCTGTTCGGAAATCGTCTGCCAAGCTTGATGCGCTCGCTGGGGCGGAGCATGGTCGAGTTCAAGAAAGGCGTGAACGAGATCGAGCATGACGACACGGAAGGCGGCGGTGCGGCTCCGTCGGGCAATCCGTGAATGTTCGGCCCTGTAAGTCCTGAATTAACTCTCAACTGGTCGGGGAGATCGGTATGTTTGGTCTAAGTCCAGTCGAATTGATGGTGGTGGGCGTGGTGGCGGTGCTGCTGTTCGGCTCCAAGTTGCCGAGCGTGGCCCGCTCGGTGGGCAAGAGCTTGGGGGAGTTCAAAAAGGGAATGCAGGATCTGCAAAACGAGTTGC
This genomic interval carries:
- a CDS encoding twin-arginine translocase TatA/TatE family subunit, which codes for MLALFGVPLFGIFGVGPVELLVVGGVVLLLFGNRLPSLMRSLGRSMVEFKKGVNEIEHDDTEGGGAAPSGNP